The following proteins are encoded in a genomic region of Oncorhynchus keta strain PuntledgeMale-10-30-2019 chromosome 35, Oket_V2, whole genome shotgun sequence:
- the LOC118368460 gene encoding glutamyl-tRNA(Gln) amidotransferase subunit A, mitochondrial, which translates to MLSLSIREVSLALREGRISPTELCRKCLDRIKKTHYLNAYITVTEELALKQAQEAESRLLKGAPKGPLDGIPFAVKDNFCTENIKTTCASKMLKDYIPPYSATVVQKLLDQGAVLMGKTNLDEFAMGAGSTDSAFGPVRNPWSYSGPYRQQTGAEPDSDWVITGGSSGGSAAAVASLTSFLSLGSDTGGSTRNPGALCGVVALKPTYGLVSRHGLIPLVNSMDVPGIITRSVYDAATVLDILQGHDVKDSTTITHNPSTLTHLFDDFDVRNICVGIPKEYHAPGLSQETLAQWNRVADMFERAGARVEQVSLPHTQHSIVCYHVLCHTEVASNMARFDGLEYGHRSGIDSSTEAMYSTTRHEGFNDVVRGRILSGNYFLLRQNYEHYFVKAQQVRRLIAEDFKRVFSSGVDVLLTPTTLSDAMRYTDFMQEDNRTRSAQEDIFTQPVNMAGLPAVSVPTALSNRGLPIGLQLIGPALQDRKLLTVAQWIEQKVGFPPIRYHGEGEMGEEVHEREQTSVV; encoded by the exons ATGCTGAGCTTGTCTATAAGAGAG GTGTCCTTGGCTCTGCGGGAAGGTAGGATCTCCCCCACGGAACTGTGTCGAAAATGCCTGGACCGCATCAAGAAAACTCACTATCTCAATGCTTACATCACTGTGACAGAGGAGCTTGCATTGAAACAGGCACAGGAGGCTGAGAGTAGGCTCCTCAAAg GTGCACCCAAAGGTCCACTGGATGGGATCCCTTTTGCTGTGAAGGACAACTTCTGCACAGAGAACATCAAGACCACTTGTGCCTCCAAAATGCTGAAAG ACTACATTCCTCCATACAGTGCTACAGTGGTTCAGAAGCTCCTTGATCAGGGTGCTGTTCTCATGGGGAAAACTAACCTGGATGAGTTTGCAATGGG TGCAGGCAGTACTGACAGTGCTTTTGGACCTGTCCGGAACCCCTGGAGCTACTCCggcccttacagacagcagaCTGGGGCTGAACCGGACTCTGACTGGGTCATCACTGGAGGTAGTTCTGGAGGAAGTGCTGCAGCCGTGGCCTCTCTCACCAGCTTCCT CTCTTTAGGATCGGATACAGGTGGCTCCACCCGTAACCCAGGGGCATTGTGTGGTGTTGTGGCCCTGAAGCCCACCTACGGCCTAGTGTCCAGACATGGCCTCATCCCCCTGGTCAACTCCATGGACGTCCCAGGCATCATAACCAGGAGTGTCTATGACGCAGCTACGGTCCTTGATATTCTTCAAGGACATGATGTCAAAGACTCTActaccataacccataacccctcCACACTGACACACCTATTTGATGACTTTGATGTCAGGAACATCTGTGTTGGCATTCCCAAA GAGTACCACGCCCCAGGTCTGTCCCAGGAAACCCTGGCCCAGTGGAACCGTGTGGCGGACATGTTTGAACGGGCGGGGGCACGGGTGGAGCAGGTGTCCCTCCCCCACACCCAGCACTCCATCGTCTGCTACCACGTCCTATGTCACACCGAGGTGGCATCCAACATGGCACGCTTTGACGGCCTGGAATATG GCCACCGTAGTGGGATCGACAGTTCAACAGAGGCAATGTATAGCACCACTCGCCACGAGGGATTCAATGATGTTGTACGAGGAAGAATCCTCTCCGGGAACTACTTCCTGCTCAGACA GAACTACGAGCACTACTTTGTGAAGGCCCAGCAGGTGCGGCGGCTAATAGCGGAGGACTTCAAGCGAGTGTTCAGCTCTGGTGTTGATGTGCTGCTCACGCCCACCACACTGAGTGATGCCATGCGATACACGGACTTCATGCAGGAAGACAACCGCACACGCAGTGCCCAGGAGGACATTTTTACACAGCCTGTCAATATGGCAG GGCTCCCTGCTGTTTCCGTGCCAACAGCATTATCAAACAGAGGCCTTCCCATTGGCCTGCAGCTGATAggccctgccct
- the rtn4ip1 gene encoding reticulon-4-interacting protein 1 homolog, mitochondrial, with product MLPLRQFACSWWSCLLNSKAPCVKTLVHGDQRRLFNTSNSRMTIMPAWVIDRYGSNDVLRFTKNAGFPIINYPNEVVVQVHAAGLNPIDVSMRGGYGAATMAMKRDPLNIKQSGSEFPLILGRDMSGVIMECGLDVAPAYFKEGDEVWAAIPPWKQGSLAEFVVLSANEVSKKPKCLSHIEAAAVPYVAATAWSALVNTGGLNKDNCAKKRILILGGSGGVGTFSIQMLKAWGAHVTVTCSQNAERLVRGLGVDHMVDYTAGPVEMPLRALEKFDLVLDNVGGDTESWALGLLKPWCGAKYVTLVTPFLRNTDRLGIADGMLQTGVTVASKALKHLSKGVHYRWGMFAPNGLALDDISEMVDAGKIRAVVEEEFTFSQVPQAMLKVEKGHARGKTVVKISSGEDSSE from the exons ATGCTTCCTTTGAGACAGTTTGCTTGCAGTTGGTGGTCGTGTCTCCTTAACAGTAAAGCACCATGTGTGAAAACATTGGTCCACGGAGATCAGAGGAGACTGTTCAACACCTCAAACAGCCGTATGACAATAATGCCTGCTTGGGTTATCGATAGATACGGCAGCAATGATGTCCTACGGTTCACTAAAAACGCCGGCTTCCCAATCATCAACTATCCGAATGAAGTCGTCGTTCAAGTCCATGCCGCAGGTCTAAACCCCATTGACGTCAGCATGAGAG GTGGGTATGGGGCTGCCACTATGGCCATGAAGAGAGACCCCCTGAACATCAAACAGTCGGGCAGTGAGTTCCCCCTCATTCTGGGCCGAGATATGTCCGGAGTCATCATGGAGTGTGGTCTGGATGTGGCACCAGCCTACtttaaagagggggatgag GTGTGGGCGGCCATTCCCCCATGGAAACAAGGCAGCCTGGCTGAGTTTGTGGTgttgagtgcaaatgag GTGTCCAAAAAGCCCAAATGTCTGAGTCACATAGAGGCGGCGGCTGTTCCTTACGTGGCTGCCACAGCCTGGTCTGCCCTAGTCAACACAGGAGGCCTTAACAAGGACAACTGTGCCAAGAAACG CATTCTGATCCTGGGAGGTTCAGGAGGAGTCGGAACATTTTccatacag ATGCTCAAGGCCTGGGGAGCCCATGTTACAGTAACCTGCTCCCAGAATGCCGAGCGGCTGGTGAGGGGTCTAGGGGTGGATCACATGGTGGACTACACAGCTGGGCCTGTTGAGATGCCCCTGAGGGCACTGGAAAA GTTTGATCTGGTTCTGGATAATGTGGGCGGGGACACAGAGAGCTGGGCTCTGGGCCTGCTGAAGCCATGGTGCGGCGCCAAGTACGTAACACTGGTAACGCCCTTCCTCCGTAACACTGACCGGCTGGGTATCGCTGATGGAATGCTCCAGACCGGGGTCACCGTGGCATCCAAGGCCCTCAAG CATTTATCCAAGGGAGTGCACTATCGCTGGGGAATGTTTGCACCCAACGGACTTGCCCTGGATGACATCAGCGAGATGGTGGATGCAGGAAAG ATCCGTgcggtggtggaggaggagtttACCTTCTCCCAGGTGCCCCAGGCCATGCTGAAGGTAGAGAAAGGACACGCACGGGGGAAGACTGTGGTCAAGATCAGCAGCGGAGAGGACTCATCCGAGTAA